From the Candidatus Bipolaricaulota bacterium genome, the window CGAAATCTCCCCCCGTTCCTCCGACTGGTGCGGGAATGGGAAAAAACATATGTATCTCCAAGGTTATAATCTCGATGCGGAGGTAAGAAGGTACTGATGGAGACTCTTTCGGCCCCGCGGAGGGATTGTGCGGAGATGCAATGGAGAAGAGGGCGTGCCGGGGCAGCTGAAAAAGGTGGGCAAATGATGAGGGTTATGGAGAAAAAGCAGGTTCTGCTCCTTATCTCCACCCTTTTTGGGATCGCTTTGCTCGGCATCATGATATGGCTCGCCCGGCCGATGGCGATACTAGCCCGGATCAAGGCACTCGGGGCAGGCGGGATCAGCGCGTTTGTCATAAGCGTCATCGTTGGGTTCTCCTTCGGGGTCGAGGGGTGGAGAAGACTCCTCCGCGACTATGGACTGAACTACTCCTTCCGGCGGACCTTCGGCATGATGGCCGGAGCCTACGCCGTGACATATCTCACACCGTCTTTCTACCTCGGAGGTGAACCGGTGCGGGCATTCGCCGCCTCAGACGGGTTCACACGGCGCACTCACGAGGTGGTCGCCACCATCTTCATCGAGCGGCTCATCTACTTGATCGTCATCGCGAGCTTTCTCCTTGCAGGCGGGATCATCGGATTGGAAAGCAGCTCAATATCCGGTGGGCTTCAGCAGGGGATCGTCGGGCTTGCGGGGACGGCCCTGGTTGTAAGCGGGATCGCGTTAGTGGGGATGTCTCGGCGTGCGACGTGGGCATCGCGTTTTTTCACAGCCGTCCTGCGACACCTCCCTCAGTGGAAGTGGGTTAAACGGATGCAGGATGGACTGGTGAGTGTAGAAGCGGAAGTCAATGCCGCCCTTAATGACCATCGGTGGGCGACGTTGAACGCGGCGGCTCTCTTTGCTCTCTCGGTGGGGATGAACGTGGTGTCTCCGCTTATTTTCTTCTTCTTCGCTTACGGGAGGATCCTTCCCGCCGACCAGCTCGTCCTCTTCTTCGCGCTGAGCGTAGTGCTGTCCGTCTTCACTTGGATCACTCCCGGGGGGATCGGGGTTACGGAGGGAGGATATGCCGCCGTGTTTGCGATTATGGGACTGCCGATCGACGGGGCGGTTGCGTTCTCATTGATGCAGAAACTAGCATCCATGTGCATCGTCGGGGTGGGAATGGGGTATCTTGCCCACCATGGAAT encodes:
- a CDS encoding flippase-like domain-containing protein; this translates as MMRVMEKKQVLLLISTLFGIALLGIMIWLARPMAILARIKALGAGGISAFVISVIVGFSFGVEGWRRLLRDYGLNYSFRRTFGMMAGAYAVTYLTPSFYLGGEPVRAFAASDGFTRRTHEVVATIFIERLIYLIVIASFLLAGGIIGLESSSISGGLQQGIVGLAGTALVVSGIALVGMSRRATWASRFFTAVLRHLPQWKWVKRMQDGLVSVEAEVNAALNDHRWATLNAAALFALSVGMNVVSPLIFFFFAYGRILPADQLVLFFALSVVLSVFTWITPGGIGVTEGGYAAVFAIMGLPIDGAVAFSLMQKLASMCIVGVGMGYLAHHGIDYFGRRKSTRKRIDQREGIT